In a genomic window of Branchiostoma lanceolatum isolate klBraLanc5 chromosome 12, klBraLanc5.hap2, whole genome shotgun sequence:
- the LOC136445633 gene encoding uncharacterized protein — protein sequence MNALKAFVDLNWDVWFAALAEEMDFKSEGAQRVAKSCADHHKSMQLLQIAIKGLTDELLVPYVREKLRTGEQQSLSADDFLYCWCPMVRNTNVTFLQEQVHLYGLAIKNFHVGTRRNNTQYVQAGVEVFSPLFSGRNHPKYQMIDMLDSMDRAMCPEDLRVFMEKTESVTHGNRSIGEGMDAKLEEKNKASKVWHRGAP from the coding sequence ATGAATGCTCTCAAAGCATTTGTCGACTTGAACTGGGATGTCTGGTTCGCAGCCCTGGCAGAGGAGATGGACTTCAAGTCTGAGGGTGCTCAGCGGGTCGCCAAAAGCTGTGCTGACCACCACAAAAGCATGCAGCTCTTACAGATAGCCATCAAGGGTCTAACAGATGAGCTGCTTGTTCCATATGTAAGAGAAAAGCTGAGGACAGGAGAGCAGCAGTCATTGTCAGCAGATGATTTCCTGTACTGCTGGTGTCCCATGGTCAGAAACACCAACGTAACATTCCTACAAGAACAGGTTCATCTGTATGGTTTGGCCATTAAGAATTTCCACGTAGGAACAAGAAGGAACAACACCCAGTATGTCCAGGCTGGTGTGGAAGTGTTCTCCCCTCTTTTCAGTGGTAGGAACCATCCCAAATACCAGATGATCGACATGCTCGACTCCATGGACAGAGCCATGTGTCCAGAAGACTTGAGAGTCTTCATGGAGAAGACAGAATCTGTGACCCATGGAAACAGGTCCATCGGAGAAGGGATGGATGCCAAgttggaagaaaaaaacaaggcgtcAAAGGTCTGGCACAGAGGTGCACCCTAA